In Streptomyces sp. NBC_00448, the following are encoded in one genomic region:
- a CDS encoding urease accessory protein UreD — translation MRAVPDGRGGTVLPLLAGDGPLALRRTGPPGGAGAHVTVVGAMTAPLGGDRLRIEAEAAAGARLTVGASAATVSLPGRGGERARYDVRLTVGAGAELRWLPEPLIAARGSDLTMTTRARLAAGARLVLREEQVLGRHDEPSGRLATRLTVEYEGRPLLDQELSFGPGAAPGWDGPAVLGGHRAVGQLLLVGPDLGDHAAELVDVPAEYGRAALTPLAGPARLVTAIAPDGRHLRTLLDGYLRRFGAT, via the coding sequence GCGGCACCGTGCTGCCGCTGCTGGCCGGGGACGGGCCGCTGGCGCTGCGCAGGACCGGGCCGCCCGGGGGAGCCGGCGCCCACGTCACCGTGGTGGGGGCGATGACGGCTCCGCTCGGCGGCGACCGGCTGCGGATCGAGGCCGAGGCGGCGGCGGGCGCGCGGCTGACCGTCGGCGCGTCGGCGGCCACCGTGTCGCTGCCCGGCCGGGGCGGCGAACGGGCCCGCTACGACGTACGTCTCACGGTCGGCGCGGGCGCCGAACTGCGCTGGCTGCCGGAGCCGTTGATCGCCGCCCGCGGCAGCGACCTGACGATGACCACCCGGGCCCGACTCGCCGCGGGCGCACGGCTGGTGCTGCGGGAGGAACAGGTCCTCGGCCGCCACGACGAGCCGAGCGGCCGCCTCGCCACCCGCCTCACCGTGGAGTACGAAGGGCGCCCGCTGCTCGACCAGGAACTGTCCTTCGGCCCGGGCGCCGCACCCGGATGGGACGGCCCCGCCGTGCTCGGCGGCCACCGCGCGGTCGGCCAACTCCTCCTGGTGGGGCCGGACCTGGGCGACCACGCGGCCGAACTCGTCGATGTGCCCGCGGAGTACGGCCGCGCGGCCCTCACCCCGCTGGCCGGGCCCGCCCGGCTCGTCACCGCGATCGCCCCGGACGGCCGGCACCTGCGGACCCTGCTCGACGGCTACCTGCGGCGGTTCGGCGCCACGTGA
- a CDS encoding YbaK/EbsC family protein, with protein sequence MSEQDTQRQDIHGAGDGSGTHETHETYDRLIALLDEQGAQYRTIDHEPEGATEVVSALRGNSLAQAAKCIVVMVKVGKKVTRYVLAVVPGDRRVDLGAVKALLSGTYVSFASRDIAERLAGSVSGTVLPFSFDEKLELVVDPGLLVHDEIYFNAARLDRSLALSTKDYVRVAAPRTEPIAGEPAAEQPAAG encoded by the coding sequence ATGAGCGAGCAGGACACGCAGCGGCAGGACATCCACGGGGCGGGCGACGGGTCAGGGACCCACGAAACCCACGAGACCTACGACCGGTTGATCGCGCTGCTGGACGAGCAGGGCGCGCAGTACCGCACCATCGACCACGAACCGGAGGGCGCCACCGAGGTGGTGAGCGCGCTGCGCGGCAACTCCCTTGCGCAGGCGGCGAAGTGCATCGTGGTGATGGTCAAGGTGGGCAAGAAGGTGACGCGTTACGTCCTCGCCGTGGTGCCGGGCGACCGGCGGGTGGACCTGGGCGCGGTGAAGGCGCTGCTGTCGGGCACGTACGTGTCGTTCGCGTCGCGGGACATCGCCGAGCGGCTGGCCGGGAGCGTGAGCGGCACCGTGCTGCCGTTCTCCTTCGACGAGAAGCTCGAACTGGTCGTCGATCCAGGGCTGTTGGTCCACGACGAGATCTACTTCAACGCGGCCCGGCTGGACCGCTCGCTGGCGCTGAGCACGAAGGACTACGTCCGGGTGGCCGCGCCGCGTACCGAGCCGATCGCGGGGGAGCCGGCGGCCGAGCAGCCCGCCGCGGGCTGA
- a CDS encoding TIGR02452 family protein — translation MSARLRNIAHENERIVTEGGYTGPDGRWVDLAEPVARAADGTRMYGPEPVEVPDTVARGTGTRCTVTPEGSTQAARRLVAEGGGAVAVLNFASARNPGGGYVNGAQAQEEALCRASALYHCLLRAPEFYAHHREVRDTFYSDRVIHSPGVPVFRADSGALLARPYLAGFLTCPAPNAGVIARTMPERVQEIGPALAARAERVLEVAVANGYRRLVLGAWGCGVFRNDPAVVAGAFAALLGPGGRFADSVDEAVFAVLDRREDSPTRAAFTAEFA, via the coding sequence CCGATGGGTGGATCTGGCCGAGCCGGTGGCGCGAGCCGCCGACGGCACCAGGATGTACGGGCCCGAGCCGGTCGAGGTGCCGGACACGGTGGCCCGCGGCACCGGCACCCGCTGCACGGTCACGCCGGAGGGCAGCACCCAGGCGGCCCGGCGGCTGGTGGCCGAGGGCGGCGGCGCGGTCGCGGTGCTCAACTTCGCGTCCGCCCGCAACCCCGGCGGCGGCTACGTCAACGGCGCCCAGGCGCAAGAGGAGGCGCTGTGCCGCGCCTCCGCGCTGTACCACTGCCTGCTGCGCGCCCCGGAGTTCTACGCCCACCACCGCGAGGTCCGCGACACCTTCTACAGCGACCGGGTCATCCACTCCCCCGGTGTGCCGGTCTTCCGCGCCGACTCGGGCGCGCTGCTCGCCCGGCCGTACCTCGCGGGCTTCCTCACCTGCCCCGCGCCGAACGCGGGCGTGATCGCGCGTACGATGCCCGAGCGGGTGCAGGAGATCGGGCCGGCGCTGGCGGCGCGTGCCGAGCGGGTGCTGGAGGTGGCCGTCGCGAACGGCTACCGGCGTCTGGTGCTCGGGGCGTGGGGCTGCGGGGTGTTCCGGAACGACCCGGCCGTGGTCGCCGGTGCCTTCGCGGCGCTGCTCGGTCCGGGCGGGCGGTTCGCCGACTCCGTCGACGAGGCGGTCTTCGCCGTGCTGGACCGGCGCGAGGACTCCCCCACCCGGGCGGCGTTCACGGCCGAGTTCGCGTAA